A stretch of Myxococcus hansupus DNA encodes these proteins:
- a CDS encoding SDR family oxidoreductase → MVDTTNKAHVLLTGVTGFVGKVVLEELLRRREELGLGAVSVLIRPEKGQAGRVTTPETRFQKRVRKAEVFRGLPTGWEQWVSVVGGDLEEPRCGLSEADFAAVTARTTHVIHCAASVDFDLPVKVAAASNITSALNVLELARACRSLVGMVDVSTAYVTAWRPGPIPETLAHLPRPAEALYQAILDGSRSEQELKAETGHPNTYTYTKCLAEHLLCERRGDVPLTIVRPSIISASWRAPFPGWLDSAAAFAGCLLYAGLGIVKAWVADPGVRLDVVPVDVVSNRIVEAAFQGRMPAPGEPVPIRYAVMGVEKALRVDLSVDTTTRFFRERPGAKAWPGMFVGRQEHGFSREDLLRRGLPMAAMSALLTATKKNQQRRKLEKVDERVRYMNAAFEYFTHHTFDFRPSIPAALEGYTPQAYLDIVNRSLYQHLLRLDETQMPLAGKAHDDTLGDVEWLRTKPAAPWAIRSLGIALRKTLRQCTATVTFDRPSFERAVAAAPPDTLFVLAPTHRSYFDFLLMSYLCFQHPELGIAVPHIAAAEEFSRIPVVGNLLREARAFYIRRGVGKADPAVGEELRRLVGARASLMFFVEGERSRARRVLAPRRGLLRGLQDTGGAFTVLPIAISYDRVPEEAAFERELGGGARSRMSLPAILKWLAQLARGQVRLGRIHLACGEPLLLAPSADVGALSRKLVAEQQRCITTTAFHLRAFLAQTQLEGVDVAWLSAAIRARGGRVLDSALPVPEDTSAAFHQSLRNQWMHWFHGDALALFPDSLALRLHVERQGWMPPAAETPTEDVRLQRVVEALFAPVAFDYALVARGLGSPDAAAPAHTTARAVLETYPSAHLPHLEDAFQALVEREILVRMESGAHAWGPRAEALKDFLDGCVLKGAAADELAQRRVAS, encoded by the coding sequence ATGGTTGATACAACGAACAAGGCCCACGTCCTCCTGACGGGCGTGACGGGCTTCGTGGGCAAGGTCGTCCTGGAGGAGTTGCTGCGCCGCCGGGAGGAGCTGGGGCTGGGCGCGGTGAGCGTCCTCATCCGCCCGGAGAAGGGGCAGGCGGGACGTGTCACGACCCCGGAGACGCGCTTCCAGAAGCGGGTGCGGAAGGCCGAGGTGTTCCGCGGACTGCCCACCGGCTGGGAGCAGTGGGTGTCGGTGGTGGGAGGCGATTTGGAGGAGCCGCGCTGCGGCCTCTCCGAGGCGGACTTCGCCGCGGTGACGGCGCGCACCACCCACGTCATCCACTGCGCGGCCAGCGTGGACTTCGACCTGCCGGTGAAGGTCGCGGCGGCGTCGAACATCACCAGCGCGCTCAACGTGCTGGAGCTGGCGCGGGCCTGTCGCTCGCTCGTGGGCATGGTGGACGTGTCCACCGCGTACGTGACGGCGTGGCGGCCGGGCCCCATCCCGGAGACGCTGGCGCACCTGCCGCGTCCCGCGGAGGCGCTGTACCAGGCCATCCTGGACGGCTCGCGCTCCGAGCAGGAGCTCAAGGCCGAGACGGGGCACCCCAACACCTATACGTACACGAAGTGCCTGGCCGAGCACCTGCTGTGCGAGCGCCGTGGCGACGTGCCGCTCACCATCGTCCGGCCGAGCATCATCTCCGCGTCCTGGCGCGCGCCGTTCCCGGGCTGGTTGGACAGCGCGGCGGCCTTCGCGGGCTGCCTGCTGTACGCCGGCCTGGGCATCGTGAAGGCGTGGGTGGCGGACCCGGGCGTGCGGCTGGACGTGGTGCCGGTGGACGTGGTGTCGAACCGCATCGTGGAAGCGGCCTTCCAAGGGAGGATGCCCGCGCCGGGTGAGCCCGTGCCCATCCGTTACGCGGTGATGGGCGTGGAGAAGGCGCTGCGCGTGGACCTGTCCGTGGACACGACGACGCGCTTCTTCCGCGAGCGTCCGGGCGCCAAGGCGTGGCCGGGCATGTTCGTGGGCCGCCAGGAGCACGGCTTCTCGCGCGAGGACCTGCTGCGGCGAGGCCTGCCGATGGCCGCGATGAGCGCGCTGCTGACGGCGACGAAGAAGAACCAGCAGCGGCGCAAGCTGGAGAAGGTGGACGAGCGCGTGCGGTACATGAACGCGGCGTTCGAGTACTTCACGCACCACACCTTCGACTTCCGCCCGTCCATCCCCGCGGCGCTGGAGGGCTACACCCCCCAGGCGTACCTGGACATCGTCAACCGCAGCCTCTACCAGCACCTGCTGCGCCTGGACGAGACGCAGATGCCGCTGGCGGGCAAGGCGCACGACGACACGCTGGGTGACGTGGAGTGGCTGCGCACCAAGCCGGCCGCGCCGTGGGCCATCCGCTCGCTGGGTATCGCGCTGCGCAAGACGCTGCGCCAATGCACGGCCACCGTCACCTTCGACCGGCCGTCGTTCGAGCGCGCGGTGGCGGCGGCGCCGCCCGACACGCTGTTCGTGTTGGCGCCCACGCACCGCAGCTACTTCGACTTCCTGTTGATGAGCTACCTCTGCTTCCAGCACCCCGAGCTGGGCATCGCGGTGCCGCACATCGCCGCGGCGGAGGAGTTCTCCCGCATCCCCGTCGTGGGTAACCTGCTCCGCGAGGCGCGGGCCTTCTACATCCGCCGGGGCGTGGGCAAGGCGGACCCGGCGGTGGGCGAGGAGCTGCGGCGGCTCGTCGGCGCGAGGGCCTCGCTGATGTTCTTCGTGGAAGGGGAGCGCAGCCGTGCGCGTCGCGTCCTGGCGCCCCGGCGCGGCCTGCTTCGCGGGCTTCAGGACACGGGCGGTGCCTTCACGGTGCTGCCCATCGCCATCTCCTACGACCGTGTGCCGGAGGAGGCCGCGTTCGAGCGTGAGCTGGGCGGTGGCGCGCGCTCGCGCATGTCGCTGCCGGCCATCCTCAAGTGGCTGGCGCAGCTCGCGCGGGGGCAGGTGCGCCTGGGCCGCATCCACCTGGCCTGTGGTGAGCCCTTGCTGCTGGCGCCGTCGGCGGACGTGGGCGCGCTGAGCCGCAAGCTCGTGGCCGAGCAGCAGCGGTGCATCACCACCACGGCCTTCCACCTTCGCGCCTTCCTCGCGCAGACGCAGTTGGAAGGGGTCGACGTGGCGTGGCTCTCGGCGGCCATCCGGGCCCGGGGTGGGCGGGTGCTCGACAGCGCGCTGCCGGTCCCCGAGGACACGTCGGCCGCGTTCCACCAGTCGCTGCGCAACCAGTGGATGCACTGGTTCCATGGGGATGCGCTCGCGCTCTTCCCGGACTCGCTCGCGCTGCGGTTGCACGTGGAGCGCCAGGGCTGGATGCCGCCCGCCGCCGAGACGCCCACGGAGGACGTCCGGTTGCAGCGGGTGGTGGAGGCGCTCTTCGCGCCGGTGGCGTTCGACTACGCGCTCGTCGCGCGGGGCCTGGGTTCGCCGGACGCCGCGGCACCCGCGCACACCACCGCGCGGGCGGTGTTGGAGACGTATCCCTCCGCCCATCTGCCGCACCTGGAGGACGCCTTCCAGGCGCTGGTGGAGCGGGAGATCCTGGTCCGGATGGAGTCGGGTGCCCACGCGTGGGGTCCGCGGGCGGAGGCCTTGAAAGACTTCCTGGACGGCTGCGTGCTCAAGGGCGCGGCGGCGGATGAGTTGGCGCAGCGGAGGGTGGCATCATGA
- a CDS encoding molybdopterin-dependent oxidoreductase produces MPRHRLLTRRTALLGATVLTSSACDSKRPREGFLGAMERFNARVQAALFDPDQLAPELSPEETTPPGKFPEYFVSDTVPLAPEGWALRVGGLVARPSVLTLEALQRMPRTDLRIRHHCVEGWSAVASWHGVRLSELARHVGADTRAGYVELRSFDAGYHSSWDRPSAFHPQTILAYGMNGQPLTPGHGAPLRLYSGVKLGYKMVKYLTEVNFLPEPTGGYWEDRGYEWFAGV; encoded by the coding sequence ATGCCTAGGCATCGTCTCCTCACACGGCGCACGGCCTTGCTCGGCGCCACCGTGCTCACTTCGAGCGCATGCGATAGCAAACGCCCCCGCGAAGGGTTCCTCGGCGCCATGGAGCGCTTCAACGCCCGCGTCCAGGCGGCGCTGTTCGACCCGGACCAACTGGCACCGGAACTGAGCCCCGAGGAGACGACGCCGCCCGGGAAGTTCCCCGAGTACTTCGTCTCCGACACGGTCCCGCTGGCGCCCGAGGGTTGGGCGCTGCGCGTGGGCGGGCTGGTGGCGCGTCCGTCGGTGCTGACACTGGAGGCGCTCCAGCGAATGCCACGCACCGACCTGCGCATCCGCCACCACTGCGTCGAAGGCTGGAGCGCGGTGGCATCGTGGCACGGCGTGCGCCTGAGCGAACTCGCCAGACACGTGGGCGCGGACACGCGCGCGGGCTACGTGGAGCTGCGCTCCTTCGACGCGGGCTACCACTCATCCTGGGACAGACCCAGCGCCTTCCATCCCCAGACGATTCTGGCCTACGGGATGAATGGACAGCCGCTGACACCGGGACACGGCGCGCCGCTGCGCCTCTATTCCGGCGTGAAGCTGGGCTACAAGATGGTGAAGTACCTCACCGAGGTGAACTTCCTCCCAGAGCCCACTGGCGGCTACTGGGAAGACCGCGGCTACGAGTGGTTCGCTGGCGTGTGA
- a CDS encoding tetratricopeptide repeat protein, producing MKAAARRLLQQSHAHLEKGEVGRAVHVLKEALGLEPEDLSLWEEMYRLCMLAGSPRSALFASAELRRLAPHSADFAYRHGIAALADGQVEEALAALGDALARAPDSVEVRRALAQVHGALGEPARALALLEEAVALRPTEPDPVNDCAVLLCQQGVEGKRRAVPLLQRVLTAHPQCTPAHLNLALALADTDVAAARAHAQQATRSDDVDVAAQARRLLATLSA from the coding sequence ATGAAGGCCGCCGCCCGCAGGCTCCTCCAACAGTCCCACGCCCACCTGGAGAAGGGGGAGGTGGGCCGCGCCGTGCACGTGCTCAAGGAGGCCCTGGGCCTGGAGCCGGAGGACCTCTCCCTCTGGGAGGAGATGTACCGGCTGTGCATGCTCGCGGGCTCACCGCGCAGCGCCCTGTTCGCGTCCGCCGAGCTGCGCCGCCTGGCGCCGCACAGCGCGGACTTCGCCTACCGGCACGGCATCGCGGCGCTGGCGGACGGGCAGGTGGAGGAGGCCCTCGCCGCGCTGGGCGACGCGCTGGCCCGGGCTCCGGACTCCGTGGAGGTGCGCCGCGCGTTGGCCCAGGTGCATGGCGCCCTGGGGGAACCCGCGCGCGCGCTCGCGTTGCTGGAAGAGGCGGTGGCCCTGCGGCCCACGGAGCCTGATCCGGTGAATGACTGCGCCGTCCTGCTCTGCCAGCAGGGCGTGGAAGGGAAGCGCCGCGCCGTCCCGCTGTTGCAGCGGGTGCTGACCGCGCACCCCCAGTGCACCCCGGCCCACCTCAACCTGGCCCTGGCCCTGGCTGACACGGACGTAGCTGCGGCGAGGGCCCACGCCCAGCAGGCGACGCGGTCGGACGATGTGGACGTCGCGGCGCAGGCCCGCCGACTGCTGGCCACACTCTCCGCGTAG
- a CDS encoding cytochrome b/b6 domain-containing protein: MLSSGRVRAPEQRRPQPWPIRVSHWLNVPLLLIMAASGLQILVAYPLLGPRGRPYGWYPFQGVSPPEWTRLGDWLAGARHWHFAFAWFLTLNGVAYVLYLALSGEWRRRLFLPRRDTRNALATLAFYLRVRRQAPTQGLYNGLQRLAYTGTLALGLLAVLSGLVLYKPVQLGALTALMGGYDAARAVHLIVLALLALFTVGHIVMVLLHPRSLGEMVTGGRKPDA, translated from the coding sequence GTGCTTTCTTCCGGCCGCGTGCGCGCCCCCGAACAACGCAGACCCCAGCCGTGGCCCATCCGCGTGAGCCACTGGCTCAACGTGCCGCTGCTGCTCATCATGGCGGCCAGCGGCCTGCAGATTCTCGTCGCCTATCCACTGCTCGGGCCACGCGGCAGGCCCTATGGCTGGTACCCGTTCCAGGGCGTCTCACCACCCGAATGGACACGGCTGGGAGACTGGCTCGCGGGCGCGAGACATTGGCACTTCGCCTTCGCCTGGTTCCTCACGCTCAACGGCGTGGCGTATGTGCTGTATCTCGCGCTCAGCGGGGAATGGCGCCGCCGCCTCTTCCTGCCCCGGCGCGATACGCGCAATGCCCTGGCCACGCTCGCCTTCTATCTGCGCGTGCGGAGGCAGGCGCCCACGCAGGGCCTCTACAATGGACTCCAGCGACTGGCGTACACCGGCACGCTGGCGCTGGGACTGCTCGCCGTGCTCTCCGGGCTCGTCCTCTACAAGCCCGTGCAGCTCGGCGCGCTTACCGCGCTGATGGGTGGCTACGACGCCGCTCGCGCCGTGCATCTCATCGTGCTCGCGCTGCTCGCACTCTTCACCGTGGGCCACATCGTGATGGTGCTGCTCCACCCGCGAAGCCTGGGCGAGATGGTGACGGGCGGAAGGAAGCCGGATGCCTAG
- a CDS encoding FAD-binding oxidoreductase, whose amino-acid sequence MSEKTLAQKLGQASASLAKEARDVLAGFKPERRDVGTGETRFVPPPSQVTSDEESLDGWGFKDTRFVVKPDGNVVLTGSRYNISNVELPSLMPWFSKMLASPLGYDNRNEPHYPPVVPEPKQAPALLTALREFLAEDQLSSDPLVRLRRGHGHTGAEIWAIRYERLERVPDLVVFPASHEQVVQLTDAAKQHGACLIPFGGGTNVTDALRLSVDEQRFVIAVDMRRMNHILWIDPVNRMACIEAGATGRHLVAELAKHGFTMGHEPDSVEFSTLGGWIATNASGMKKNRYGNIEDLVLDMKVVTAHGVVERPRVGPRESIGPNPKNFMFGSEGNYGIVTSAVVKLFPLPEVQRYGSVLFPDLAAGLAFLYDLQSAGAVPASVRVMDNTQFHFGQALKPKKDGLGDKLKSDVEKFFVTQVKGYDPDTLAVATLVFEGTEAEVEFQERILYPIAERHGGMKAGGANGERGYQLTFGIAYIRDLTFEHWAIAESFETSVPWSRAMELYERVRERVSREHERRKLPGKPFFTGRITQVYPTGVCIYFYMGFYAKGVEDPVREYTEMEHAAREEMLAAGGSLSHHHGVGKLRQRFMKDIYSEGARTFTREVKKAVDPDNLFGASNHGVLGQVELEREPGSES is encoded by the coding sequence ATGTCGGAGAAGACCCTGGCGCAGAAGCTTGGACAGGCGAGCGCGTCGTTGGCGAAGGAGGCGCGCGACGTGCTCGCGGGCTTCAAGCCGGAGCGGCGCGATGTCGGCACAGGCGAGACGCGCTTCGTTCCACCGCCGTCCCAGGTGACGAGCGACGAGGAGTCCCTGGACGGCTGGGGGTTCAAGGACACGCGCTTCGTCGTGAAGCCGGACGGCAACGTGGTGCTGACGGGCTCGCGCTACAACATCAGCAACGTCGAGCTGCCGTCGCTGATGCCCTGGTTCTCGAAGATGCTCGCGTCGCCGCTGGGCTACGACAACCGCAACGAGCCGCACTACCCTCCCGTCGTCCCCGAGCCGAAGCAGGCTCCGGCCCTGCTGACCGCGCTGCGCGAGTTCCTGGCCGAGGACCAGCTCTCCAGTGACCCCTTGGTGCGACTGCGCCGCGGGCACGGCCACACGGGCGCGGAAATCTGGGCCATCCGCTACGAGCGCCTGGAGCGCGTGCCGGACCTGGTGGTGTTTCCCGCGTCGCACGAGCAGGTCGTCCAGCTCACCGACGCGGCGAAGCAGCACGGCGCCTGTCTCATCCCCTTCGGCGGCGGGACGAACGTCACGGACGCGCTGCGCCTGTCGGTGGACGAGCAGCGCTTCGTCATCGCCGTGGACATGCGGCGGATGAATCACATCCTGTGGATCGACCCCGTCAACCGCATGGCCTGTATCGAGGCGGGCGCGACGGGCCGGCACCTGGTGGCGGAGCTGGCGAAGCACGGCTTCACCATGGGCCATGAGCCGGACAGCGTGGAGTTCTCCACGCTCGGCGGTTGGATTGCGACCAACGCGAGCGGGATGAAGAAGAACCGCTACGGCAACATCGAGGACCTGGTGCTCGACATGAAGGTCGTCACCGCGCACGGGGTCGTCGAGCGTCCGCGCGTGGGGCCCCGGGAGAGCATTGGCCCCAACCCGAAGAACTTCATGTTCGGCAGCGAGGGCAACTACGGCATCGTGACCAGCGCCGTGGTGAAGCTCTTCCCGTTGCCCGAGGTGCAGCGCTACGGCAGCGTCCTGTTCCCGGACCTGGCCGCGGGCCTGGCGTTCCTCTACGACCTGCAGAGCGCGGGCGCCGTCCCCGCCAGCGTGCGCGTCATGGACAACACCCAGTTCCACTTCGGTCAGGCGCTCAAGCCGAAGAAGGACGGCCTGGGTGACAAGCTGAAGAGTGACGTGGAGAAGTTCTTCGTCACCCAGGTGAAGGGGTACGACCCGGACACGCTCGCGGTGGCGACGCTGGTGTTCGAGGGCACCGAGGCGGAGGTCGAGTTCCAGGAGCGGATCCTCTACCCCATCGCGGAGCGCCACGGCGGCATGAAGGCGGGCGGCGCGAATGGCGAGCGCGGCTACCAGCTCACCTTCGGCATCGCGTACATCCGCGACCTCACCTTCGAGCACTGGGCCATCGCGGAGAGCTTCGAGACGAGCGTGCCGTGGAGCCGCGCCATGGAGCTCTACGAGCGCGTCCGTGAGCGCGTGTCCCGCGAGCACGAGCGCCGCAAGCTGCCGGGCAAGCCGTTCTTCACCGGCCGCATCACCCAGGTCTACCCGACGGGGGTCTGCATCTACTTCTACATGGGCTTCTACGCGAAGGGCGTCGAGGACCCGGTGCGCGAGTACACGGAGATGGAGCACGCGGCGCGCGAGGAGATGCTCGCCGCGGGCGGCTCGCTGTCCCACCACCACGGCGTGGGCAAGCTCCGTCAGCGCTTCATGAAGGACATCTATTCCGAGGGCGCGCGCACCTTCACCCGCGAAGTGAAGAAGGCGGTGGACCCCGACAACCTCTTCGGCGCGTCCAACCACGGCGTGCTCGGGCAGGTGGAGCTCGAGCGCGAGCCGGGCTCGGAATCCTGA
- a CDS encoding alpha/beta fold hydrolase has product MPSTSAKDGTSLHYRVVGDGPRTVVLVHGWMVSGAVWDSLVERLDLTGLRLVIPDMRGTGKSDRPKTGYGLETLASDVLAVVDASGAHRFTLVGHSMGGQLVQWVASEVPDRVDGVVALNTVPATGLPLPPDAAGLFRTSGSSREQKQTILGLACKQLSPESLESLLKDSMDVSPECIEQVYDAWTTGGFAEKLAAIAAPTLVVATDDAFLPPAFLRQAVVAPIRRARLTYLPGPGHYPQVERPEETAALVSAFLAGSATA; this is encoded by the coding sequence ATGCCCTCGACATCAGCGAAAGACGGAACTTCGCTCCACTACCGGGTCGTGGGTGACGGTCCCCGGACGGTGGTGCTGGTCCACGGTTGGATGGTGTCCGGCGCCGTGTGGGATTCGCTGGTGGAGCGCCTGGACCTGACCGGGCTGCGGCTGGTGATTCCGGACATGCGCGGCACGGGCAAGTCGGACCGGCCGAAGACGGGCTATGGCCTGGAGACGCTGGCTTCGGACGTGCTGGCGGTGGTGGACGCCTCGGGCGCGCATCGCTTCACGCTGGTGGGGCACAGCATGGGCGGCCAGCTCGTGCAGTGGGTGGCGTCGGAGGTGCCGGACCGGGTGGACGGGGTGGTGGCGCTCAACACCGTGCCGGCCACGGGCCTGCCGCTGCCGCCGGACGCGGCGGGGTTGTTCCGCACCTCGGGTTCGAGCCGCGAGCAGAAGCAGACCATCCTTGGGCTCGCGTGCAAGCAGCTCTCGCCGGAGTCGCTGGAGTCGCTGCTGAAGGACTCGATGGACGTCAGCCCGGAGTGCATCGAGCAGGTCTACGACGCCTGGACGACGGGTGGCTTCGCCGAGAAGCTGGCTGCGATTGCCGCGCCCACGCTGGTGGTGGCCACGGATGACGCCTTCCTGCCGCCCGCGTTCCTGCGTCAGGCGGTGGTGGCGCCCATCCGCCGCGCGCGGCTGACGTACCTCCCTGGCCCCGGCCACTACCCGCAGGTGGAGCGTCCCGAGGAGACGGCGGCCCTGGTGTCCGCCTTCCTCGCCGGCTCCGCCACGGCCTGA